The Changchengzhania lutea genomic sequence CTCACCATTGCTTTGGGATGTATTTGCGATTTCAACGTATTTATCAGTTTCAATGGTTTTCTGGTGGACAGGTTTATTACCAGATTTTGCCATGCTTAGAGATAGAGCTATTAAACCTTTCCAAAAGAAAATTTACTCACTATTGAGTTTCGGTTGGTCTGGTCGTGCAAAAGATTGGCAACGTTTTGAAGAGGTGTCTTTAGTACTTGCCGGTTTAGCAACACCTTTAGTGCTTTCTGTACATACTATTGTATCTTTTGATTTCGCAACATCGGTAATTCCAGGTTGGCATACAACTATATTCCCGCCTTACTTTGTTGCTGGTGCGGTATTCTCAGGATTTGCTATGGTAAACACACTTCTTATAATCATGAGAAAAGTATGTAGCCTAGAGGATTATATCACCGTACAACACATCGAGTTAATGAACATCGTAATTATGATTACGGGTTCTATAGTGGGTGTGGCATATATTACAGAATTATTCATCGCCTGGTATTCTGGTGTAGAATACGAACAATACGCTTTCTTAAACAGAGCAACAGGGCCTTATTGGTGGGCGTATTTATTAATGATGAGCTGTAACGTGTTTTCGCCGCAATTCATGTGGTTCAAGAAATTAAGAACAAGTATTATGTTCTCATTCTTCATCTCTATTGTCGTAAATGTTGGGATGTGGTTTGAGCGTTTTGTAATCATTGTAACCTCCTTACATAGAGATTATTTACCATCTTCATGGACCATGTTTTCACCAACATATGTGGATATTGGAATATTTATAGGAACTATAGGATTCTTCTTTGTGTTATTCTTATTGTATTCAAGAACATTCCCAGTAATTGCGCAGGCAGAGGTTAAAACAATATTAAAATCATCTGGAGAGCGGTACAAACGCATTAGAGAAGGTGGAGAAAGTTTAGCAGGGACAGCTGTAGATGCTAGAACTTCTGAAGATACTAACAACGAAACAAAAATTTAAAGTAGCATATGGAAGCTTCAAAAGTAATTCACGCTATTTATACTGATGATGATGTATTAATGTCTGCTGTTAAAAAAGTAAAGGCAGAAAGATATCACATCGAAGAAATATATACACCATTCCCCGTACACGGACTGGACAAAGCTATGGGATTAGCGCCAACACGTATTGCCATAACCTCATTTATGTATGGCTGTATAGGATTAATCGTTGCTATTTTAATGATGAATTTCATTATGATTGAAGACTGGCCACAAGACATTGGTGGTAAACCAAGTTTTAGTTATTTGCAAAATATGCCGGCTTTTGTACCTATCATGTTCGAGTTAACGGTGTTCTTTGCAGCGCACTTAATGGTTATCACCTTTTACTTACGCTCTAGAATGTGGCCTTTTAAAAACGCGGAAAACCCAGACCCTAGAACCACAGACGACCATTTTTTAATGGAAATCACCGTTAATGATAACGAAGCTGAATTGGCAGCATTGCTTAAGGATACGGGAGCTGTAGAAGTAAATTTAATTGATAAAGCGCATTAACAATAGAAATTGACAAATGAAAAGCTTAATTAAAATATTAGTATTAGCCGTTGTATTAGTAGCCATGTCTTGTAAAAAAGATACGGCGCCTAATTATCAATTCATGCCTAATATGTATGAACCTGTAGGTTATGAAACTTATGGGGAATCCAATGCATTTGCAAATGGCGTTGAAGCACAGCTACCAGCAAAAGGGTCTGTGCCAAGAGGCCATACACCGTTTGATATTGACAATGATATAGAAGGCTATGACCTTGCAAAAGCAACATTAAAAATGCCACTGGATTCAATGAAAGTAGATGCGGCCAGAGGAAAGGAATTATACGATATTTATTGTGGAATATGCCATGGTAACAAAGGCGATGGTCAAGGTAAATTGGTACAGCGCGAAAAGATATTAGGGATTCCAAGTTATGATGATGCAGGAAGAGCTATAAACGCAGGAAGCATATACCATACTATTTATTACGGTAAAAATGCCATGGGTTCTTATGCTAACCAGCTCAATGAAGAAGAGCGCTGGCAAGTCGTATCCTATGTGTTAAAATTGAAAGCAGATTTAGAAAAGTAAGATTGATAAGATTATTATAGATATGTATACATTTTCAAATAAATTAAAGACATTTTCTTTTATTCTAATGATTTTAGGAGCATTGGGTGTAGGATATGGTTTTATGACATCTCATAAATCTTTAGACGAAGTAAAAGCAATGCTTGAAGCGGAAGCTGCTGAACACGGTGGAGGGCATGGTGAAGAGACTATGGCACATGTTGTTGCTGGTGATGAGGTTCATTCAGATAATGCGCATGAAGTAGATACGCATGGTGCATTAGAAGATTTGCATAAAACTGAAGAACATAACGATGTACAAGAGGCAGACTCTATGGTCGTTGCCGAAACACAAGTGTTGGACTCTACAGAAGTAGCGCATGCTGAGGAAACATCTCATGATGTTGCTGAAGTGCATGACACTATTCAAGAGTCGGAAGAATTCTCAGGTTTTGGAGCTACAGATATTAACCTAGCAAAAGAACATCATGGTGACGAACATGCAGAACATGTACAACACCAAATAGCAAATAGACCATGGTCTGCACTATACGTAGCGGCATTTTTCTTTATGATGATTGCACTGGGTGTGTTGGCTTTTTATGCCATTCAAATTGCATCACAAGCAGGATGGTCTCCAGTATTGTTTAGAGTTATGGAAGGTATTACGGCTTATGTGCTTCCGGGAGCCTTAATTGTATTATTAATTGCAGTAGCTTCTGGAACTATAGGACATTATAACCTGTTCATATGGATGGATCCTGAAGTGGTTGAACACGACAAGTTAATTCAAGGAAAATCAAGTTTTTTAAACCTGCCTTGGTTCATCATTAGAGGATTGATATTCATCGCAGGATGGGGTTTATACCGCCATTTTGCACGTAAATTCTCAATTGCTCAAGATACTGCTGAAGATAGAAGTAACTTTAAGAAAGGTTTCCGCATTTCAGCAGCCTTCTTAGTATTTTTTATCTATACAGAATCAATGATGTCCTGGGATTGGATTATGAGTGTAGATCCACACTGGTTTTCAACATTGTTTGGATGGTATGTGTTTGCAAGTATGTTTGTGAGTGGTATTACAGTTATTGCTTTAATCACCATTTATTTAAAATCTAGAAATTATTTAGAGTTTGTAAATGAAAATCATTTGCACGATGTGGCTAAATATATGTTTGCCTTCAGTATTTTCTGGACCTACTTATGGTTTTCTCAATTCATGTTAATTTGGTATTCTAACATTCCAGAAGAGGTGACGTATTTTGTAACCCGTTTCCAAGATTATCAATTACCATTTTTAGGAATGGTAGCCTTGAATTTTATATTTCCAATATTGATGTTAATGAATGCCGATTATAAGCGAATTCCTTGGTTTGTTGTAATGACAGGTCTTGTTATATTATTCGGTCATTATATTGATATATTTAATATGATTATGCCGGCAACAGTTGGTGACAGATGGTTTATTGGAATTCCAGAAATTAGCTCGGTGATGCTTTTTGCAGGGTTATTCATATTTATTGTGTTTACTGCTTTAACAAAAGCACCATTATTAGCAAAAGGAAACCCGTTTGCTAAAGAGAGTAAAGAATTTCATTATTAATAAATATTAAATAAAGACGAACGACAACAATGACTGCTTTATTAACAATTATAGTTTTAGTATTTATATTAGTTGCCATTTGGCAAATGGTGAAAATTTTCGATTTGGCGCAAGCTAAAAACGAAAATACACAGGTTGCCACAGATAAGGATAATACCATTAATGGATATTTAATGATGGGTTTTTTAGCCTTCATATATCTTATTACTATTGTATCTTTTGTAAAATGGGGTGACTTACCTTTGGTTTCAAACTCTGCATCAGAGCACGGGCCAACCATTGATAATTTAATGCTTATCTCTATGGCTGTCATTTTCTTTGTACAGACCATCACACAGTTTCTATTGCATTATTTTGCTTATAAGTATAAAGGAGAGAAAGGCAAAAAAGCATTATTCTTTGCAGACAATAATAAGTTAGAAGCCATTTGGACTATTATTCCTGTGATTGTTTTGGCTGGCTTAATTATATACGGATTGAATACCTGGATTAATATTATGGGTGTTGATGAAAGTGACGATCCTTTAGTAGTAGAACTTTATGCGCAACAGTTTAACTGGAAAGCGCGTTACGGTGGTGCAGATAATACTTTAGGAAAAGCAAATGTACGTTTAATAGATATCGACCGTGCTAACGTATTAGGTTTGGATGAAGCAGATCCGAATGCCCAAGATGATGTGATTACAACAGAATTGCATTTACCTGTAGGTAAACCTGTATTGTTTAAAATGCGTTCACAAGATGTATTGCATTCTGCATACATGCCACACTTTAGAGCACAGATGAACTGCGTTCCTGGTATGATTACGCAATTTGGTTTCACACCAACAGTAACTACTGTTGATATGCGACAAACCCCTGAAATGCAGGAAAAAGTGACTAGAATTAATAGTATAAGAGTTGATAAGAGTAAAGCACTTGTGGCTAAAGGAGAAGAAGCTCTAGAACGTTATGAATTCGATTATTTGTTATTATGTAATAAGATTTGTGGAAAGTCGCACTATAACATGCAA encodes the following:
- the nrfD gene encoding NrfD/PsrC family molybdoenzyme membrane anchor subunit, translated to MASHYEAPIRRPLVTGEKSYHDVTVDVARPVEGKANKSWWIVFSIALAAFLWGIGCIIYTISTGIGTWGLNKTVGWAWDITNFVWWVGIGHAGTLISAVLLLFRQKWRMAINRSAEAMTIFSVIQAGLFPIIHMGRPWLAYWVLPIPNQFGSLWVNFNSPLLWDVFAISTYLSVSMVFWWTGLLPDFAMLRDRAIKPFQKKIYSLLSFGWSGRAKDWQRFEEVSLVLAGLATPLVLSVHTIVSFDFATSVIPGWHTTIFPPYFVAGAVFSGFAMVNTLLIIMRKVCSLEDYITVQHIELMNIVIMITGSIVGVAYITELFIAWYSGVEYEQYAFLNRATGPYWWAYLLMMSCNVFSPQFMWFKKLRTSIMFSFFISIVVNVGMWFERFVIIVTSLHRDYLPSSWTMFSPTYVDIGIFIGTIGFFFVLFLLYSRTFPVIAQAEVKTILKSSGERYKRIREGGESLAGTAVDARTSEDTNNETKI
- a CDS encoding DUF3341 domain-containing protein, which encodes MEASKVIHAIYTDDDVLMSAVKKVKAERYHIEEIYTPFPVHGLDKAMGLAPTRIAITSFMYGCIGLIVAILMMNFIMIEDWPQDIGGKPSFSYLQNMPAFVPIMFELTVFFAAHLMVITFYLRSRMWPFKNAENPDPRTTDDHFLMEITVNDNEAELAALLKDTGAVEVNLIDKAH
- a CDS encoding c-type cytochrome, whose product is MKSLIKILVLAVVLVAMSCKKDTAPNYQFMPNMYEPVGYETYGESNAFANGVEAQLPAKGSVPRGHTPFDIDNDIEGYDLAKATLKMPLDSMKVDAARGKELYDIYCGICHGNKGDGQGKLVQREKILGIPSYDDAGRAINAGSIYHTIYYGKNAMGSYANQLNEEERWQVVSYVLKLKADLEK
- a CDS encoding quinol:cytochrome C oxidoreductase; protein product: MYTFSNKLKTFSFILMILGALGVGYGFMTSHKSLDEVKAMLEAEAAEHGGGHGEETMAHVVAGDEVHSDNAHEVDTHGALEDLHKTEEHNDVQEADSMVVAETQVLDSTEVAHAEETSHDVAEVHDTIQESEEFSGFGATDINLAKEHHGDEHAEHVQHQIANRPWSALYVAAFFFMMIALGVLAFYAIQIASQAGWSPVLFRVMEGITAYVLPGALIVLLIAVASGTIGHYNLFIWMDPEVVEHDKLIQGKSSFLNLPWFIIRGLIFIAGWGLYRHFARKFSIAQDTAEDRSNFKKGFRISAAFLVFFIYTESMMSWDWIMSVDPHWFSTLFGWYVFASMFVSGITVIALITIYLKSRNYLEFVNENHLHDVAKYMFAFSIFWTYLWFSQFMLIWYSNIPEEVTYFVTRFQDYQLPFLGMVALNFIFPILMLMNADYKRIPWFVVMTGLVILFGHYIDIFNMIMPATVGDRWFIGIPEISSVMLFAGLFIFIVFTALTKAPLLAKGNPFAKESKEFHY
- a CDS encoding cytochrome c oxidase subunit II is translated as MTALLTIIVLVFILVAIWQMVKIFDLAQAKNENTQVATDKDNTINGYLMMGFLAFIYLITIVSFVKWGDLPLVSNSASEHGPTIDNLMLISMAVIFFVQTITQFLLHYFAYKYKGEKGKKALFFADNNKLEAIWTIIPVIVLAGLIIYGLNTWINIMGVDESDDPLVVELYAQQFNWKARYGGADNTLGKANVRLIDIDRANVLGLDEADPNAQDDVITTELHLPVGKPVLFKMRSQDVLHSAYMPHFRAQMNCVPGMITQFGFTPTVTTVDMRQTPEMQEKVTRINSIRVDKSKALVAKGEEALERYEFDYLLLCNKICGKSHYNMQMKIIVETQEEYDAWIQEQTVFKNTLIN